In Scheffersomyces stipitis CBS 6054 chromosome 8, complete sequence, one DNA window encodes the following:
- the TDH4 gene encoding Glyceraldehyde-3-phosphate dehydrogenase (Glyceraldehyde-3-phosphate dehydrogenase (GAPDH)~go_function glyceraldehyde-3-phosphate dehydrogenase (phosphorylating) activity~go_process glycolysis) yields MARLHFAGCQGATSEGDALVIDGHAIKVFQERDPAGIPRGKSDVGYVNWCLYNIGRCPKEHDSAVKKVIITAPSADAPMFAVGVTSDKYTPNLVISNAFCTTN; encoded by the coding sequence ATGGCTCGGCTTCATTTTGCAGGTTGCCAGGGCGCTACGTCCGAAGGTGATGCTCTTGTCATTGACGGTCATGCTATCAAGGTATTCCAAGAGAGAGACCCAGCTGGTATCCCACGGGGGAAGTCTGATGTTGGCTACGTCAACTGGTGCCTTTACAATATTGGAAGGTGCCCAAAAGAACATGACAGTGCTGTGAAGAAGGTCATCATCACTGCCCCGTCTGCCGATGCACCTATGTTCGCTGTTGGTGTCACTTCTGACAAGTACACGCCAAACTTGGTCATTTCGAATGCCTTTTGCACCACCAACTGA
- the MCH4.5 gene encoding Monocarboxylate transporter, protein MSCIDEIIELEENDEIAVDTNSISSAISNLPQDEELEYPDGGWRAYGVVLGSFLGLTVSFGLINSVGAIQAYIALHQLVDEATSTISWIFSIYLTIVFGIGILVGPVFDTNGALPLLLCGMVLQFIGLMATAVCKSVVEFIFAFSVCVGVGNAFCIPPLIGSVSHWFLSKRGQAIGLATVGGSIGGVVIPLMLHVLYSNVGFVWAIRILAFFCLGCQALSLILVKERVRRKLVYMDDNQRKFQQIVQACNNLVDVSSLSDMKFAFLTAGVFFEDVTLMCTSTYLPTYAIAQGASESTAYILVTVFNASGIVGRVLPAYVADFIGYFNVNVLMLMGMVLTMLVLWFPFGSHIGILYAFSILCGFFVSSVLSLSTACLGAITPVHNFGQRYGMCFCLASLGYLIGIPVGAAIIGDGSTHRYDIFALYCSISAVASMFCWMVSRYYIVGFKLNVRI, encoded by the coding sequence ATGAGTTGTATTGATGAGATAATTGAGCTTGAAGAGAATGACGAAATTGCTGTAGATACTAATTCTATATCCAGTGCAATTTCAAACTTGCCCCAAGATGAGGAATTAGAATATCCAGATGGAGGATGGAGAGCGTATGGAGTTGTTCTAGGATCTTTTCTTGGTTTGACAGTAAGTTTTGGACTCATCAACTCAGTCGGTGCTATTCAGGCCTATATTGCTTTacatcaacttgtcgatGAAGCTACGTCTACAATCTCTTGGATTTTCTCCATCTACTTGACAATTGTGTTCGGCATAGGCATATTGGTAGGACCAGTATTTGATACTAATGGAGCACTTCCACTTTTGTTGTGTGGAATGGTACTTCAATTTATAGGTCTAATGGCTACAGCGGTCTGTAAATCTGTTGTTGAGTTCATATTTGCCTTCTCTGTTTGTGTTGGTGTTGGAAATGCTTTCTGCATACCGCCATTGATTGGTTCAGTAAGCCACTGGTTTTTAAGCAAAAGAGGACAAGCTATTGGATTGGCTACTGTTGGAGGTTCAATTGGAGGAGTTGTGATTCCTTTGATGTTACATGTCCTTTACAGCAATGTGGGCTTCGTATGGGCTATCAGAATATTGGCATTTTTCTGCCTTGGTTGTCAGGCTCTCTCCCTTATACTAGTTAAGGAAAGAgtcagaagaaagttggTCTATATGGATGATAATCAGAGAAAATTTCAACAGATAGTACAAGCTTGTAACAATCTTGTGGATGTGCTGTCTTTGTCGGATATGAAGTTCGCATTTCTCACAGCTGGTGTATTCTTCGAAGATGTGACTTTGATGTGTACTTCCACATACTTGCCTACCTATGCTATTGCACAGGGAGCTAGTGAATCTACCGCTTACATCTTAGTGACAGTTTTCAATGCTAGTGGGATTGTTGGAAGGGTACTTCCTGCGTATGTCGCTGACTTCATTGGCTACTTCAATGTGAATGTATTGATGCTAATGGGTATGGTATTAACTATGCTTGTATTATGGTTTCCTTTTGGATCGCATATAGGTATTCTCTATGCCTTCTCCATCTTGTGTGGgttctttgtttcttctgtgtTAAGCCTTTCAACAGCATGTCTAGGTGCAATTACACCCGTTCACAACTTTGGACAAAGATACGGAATGTGTTTCTGTCTAGCTTCGTTAGGTTACTTGATAGGTATACCTGTTGGAGCAGCAATAATCGGCGATGGTAGTACTCATCGTTACGACATTTTCGCATTATATTGTAGTATTTCGGCTGTTGCTTCGATGTTTTGTTGGATGGTGAGCAGATACTACATTGTGGGATTTAAACTTAATGTACGCATATAG
- a CDS encoding predicted protein (go_component nucleus~go_function transcription factor activity; zinc ion binding; DNA binding~go_process regulation of transcription, DNA-dependent; transcription), giving the protein MSTPPKVKPDSKPSRASVACNLCRESKLKCINSDNNTRCHRCTLLDLTCSYTLKKSQLKKRKLSKHYITHSAVADSTPVPNNLTYGANHTNANPPSSVVLPDKTTIIEVAEIYFENQYKGIFPHLHKPSLLSFIRSPKFNPTTYISDYYNDFFEANYSASLRFPDPIILLAILALCARLHPDLPKVYGEFSEDRTPELFLPNFNNRTQSKTVDNDDNNAASNASNYFGWHARNILKEVFDSPTIQRVQALTILSSHEWGEGNVSRSYLYVGIAARMALVLGLGTEEGIIDKEEDRLDDSSKFICIESKRRTMWAVYMMDRCNSSGRDRHSCIKLDDIHVRLPCTEKDFIFGNFRQKSLAFETANGYIHKAPSNEKLHQTSCFGFLIILFETWAKIAKWVGETGGKLERLPPWDEESPYSKLSKELDIFVESLPPHLKFSKFNLEAHIADGSAADFGYFHGLVFLCRIFLNREYFFCTPESFPDGWWETETRTMLQTLDDLAYITKVLKPINMMVIAPFTGFQVFTAAATGLYIDAFPKKVLLQHFPYKSEVDNIELAVDNFKTKYKELAEESMRSLLTWKKMWGLGIGWYETCLKLQKMFAKVAKQNSSALQDDDLRHSMHDYGNGKVEEVYRPEYIRDRKKDMHISNLLIADDTDSPKLRSVHQLVGSESTATTNSSLDDVGGNSGFNSPSLDFMNNFDLSNIFPGWSDAMKI; this is encoded by the exons ATGCTGACTCCTCCTAAAGTTAAACCGGACTCTAAGCCGAGCCGAGCCAGTGTTGCGTGCAACTTATGCCGAGAGAGTAAGCTTAAGTGCATCAACAGCGATAACAATACCAGGTGCCATCGGTGTACATTGTTAGATTTGACCTGTTCATATACATTAAAGAAATCGCAACTAAAGAAACGAAAGCTTTCTAAGCACTACATCACCCATCTGGCAGTAGCTGATAGTACGCCGGTACCTAACA ATTTGACATACGGGGCAAACCACACCAACGCCAACCCACCCAGTTCTGTAGTTCTTCCAGATAAAACAACCATTATAGAAGTTGCTGAAATATATTTCGAAAATCAGTATAAAGGAATCTTCCCTCATTTGCACAAaccttctcttctctcGTTCATACGATCCCCCAAATTTAACCCAACCACTTATATCCTGGACTACTACAATGACTTTTTTGAAGCCAACTACTCAGCTTCATTAAGGTTTCCGGACCCAATAATTCTCTTGGCCATATTGGCCTTGTGCGCGAGACTTCACCCTGATCTCCCTAAAGTCTATGGTGAGTTTTCAGAGGACAGAACTCCCGAACTCTTCTTGCcgaatttcaacaacaggACACAATCGAAGACTGTCGATAACGATGACAATAATGCGGCATCCAATGCTTCCAACTATTTTGGATGGCATGCAAGAAACATATTGAAGGAAGTTTTCGATAGTCCAACCATCCAGAGAGTGCAGGCTCTTACAATATTAAGTAGTCACGAATGGGGTGAAGGTAATGTGTCTAGAAGTTATCTTTATGTTGGAATTGCTGCAAGAATGGCTCTTGTATTGGGCTTAGGAACAGAGGAGGGGATTATagacaaagaagaggaCAGATTAGACGACTCTTCAAAGTTCATTTGCATCgaaagcaaaagaagaacaatgTGGGCAGTCTATATGATGGACAGGTGTAACTCAAGTGGCCGAGATAGACATTCATGTATTAAATTGGATGATATTCACGTTAGATTACCCTGTACTGAGAAAGATTTCATATTTGGAAATTTCCGACAAAAGTCTCTAGCATTTGAAACCGCTAACGGCTACATACATAAGGCACCCAgcaatgaaaaattgcatCAAACTTCATGCTTCGGTTTCCTCATCATTTTGTTCGAAACCTGGGCCAAAATAGCGAAATGGGTGGGAGAAACAGGAGGCAAGTTGGAAAGATTGCCTCCTTGGGATGAAGAATCACCCTATTCCAAGCTTTCCAAAGAATTGGATATTTTTGTAGAAAGTCTACCTCCGCATCTTAAATTCAGCAAATTCAATTTAGAAGCTCATATTGCTGATGGTTCGGCCGCAGATTTTGGTTATTTCCATGGTCTAGTTTTTCTCTGTCGAATATTTCTCAACAGAGAATATTTCTTCTGCACCCCCGAATCATTTCCTGATGGCTGGTGGGAAACTGAAACTAGAACAATGTTGCAGACACTCGATGATTTAGCATATATAACAAAAGTATTGAAACCTATTAATATGATGGTGATTGCCCCATTTACAGgatttcaagttttcacAGCTGCTGCGACAGGACTATACATCGATGCTTTTCCAAAAAAAgtgcttcttcaacattttcCATACAAATCAGAAGTGGACAACATTGAATTAGCTGTTGACAATTTTAAGACCAAATATAAAGAATTAGCGGAAGAATCGATGAGATCTCTCTTGACCTGGAAAAAAATGTGGGGTTTGGGAATTGGATGGTATGAAACATGTTTAAAGTTGCAAAAGATGTTTGCAAAGGTAGCAAAGCAAAATTCGTCAGCCTTACAGGACGACGATTTGAGGCATTCCATGCACGACTATGGTAATGGTAAGGTCGAAGAAGTATATCGACCAGAATACATAAGAGATCGCAAAAAAGATATGCATATTCTGAATTTGTTAATTGCGGACGACACCGATTCTCCCAAACTTCGACTGGTACATCAATTAGTTGGGAGTGAGTCAACTGCTACAACTAATTCGTCTCTTGACGATGTTGGCGGGAATAGTGGTTTCAATTCGCCTTCTTTGGACTTTATGAACAATTTTGATTTATCCAACATCTTCCCTGGTTGGAGTGATGCAATGAAAAtttaa
- the SGE1.2 gene encoding hypothetical protein (MSF transporter), producing NLASWITTSYLITSTAFQPLYGSFSDVIGRRKCCFFASASFALGCLGCSMATDIITFNLMRALTGIGGGGLITLSTIVNSDVITKRKRGLFQAVQNLLLGFGAVCGASFGGSIASYFGWRWCFIFQVFPSIWSLIIGYKYITNQPGFDESQQHLSSSVLERIDYKGSIILVSALTCQLFVLTLGGNELSWSDSRLITLAILGATLLFYFIYIELHTKANPIIPVRRFNSLFTVLLLAQNFLLGLCAYAYLFALPLLFQIVLGDTPSKAGLRLAVPSLSTPIGSVITGVMMNKYGVLKGLLYVGTMTMAIGNFLTLLVSPSTPSWLLNILLMPANIGQGMAYPSSLFTFIFAYGTTHQATSTSTIYLSRSIGGVFGVSSVSAIIQAYLKFKVRKDLSALPELSHKEIHKIVIAISKSSDAIYKYPDTIKSIILLDYERAIRLAQLFSSICCATAFILCLMRDITRSKPDTSVA from the coding sequence AACTTGGCTTCGTGGATTACTACTTCTTATTTAATCACTTCAACTGCATTTCAGCCTTTGTATGGCTCCTTTTCGGATGTTATTGGTAGAAGGAAATGCTGCTTCTTTGCTCTGGCGTCATTCGCACTTGGTTGTCTAGGTTGCTCTATGGCAACTGATATCATcactttcaatttgatgAGAGCCTTAACAGGTATCGGAGGTGGAGGGTTAATCACATTATCTACAATCGTCAACTCTGATGTCATCACTAAGAGGAAGAGAGGATTATTTCAAGCCGTGCAGAATTTGTTGCTAGGATTTGGTGCAGTGTGTGGTGCATCTTTTGGTGGTTCCATTGCTTCATATTTTGGTTGGAGATGGTGTTTCATCTTTCAAGTGTTTCCTTCCATTTGGAGTCTTATAATTGGATACAAGTATATCACAAATCAACCTGGATTTGATGAATCCCAGCAGCATTTATCCAGCTCTGTGTTAGAAAGAATAGACTACAAGGGTTCAATTATCCTAGTGAGTGCACTTACATGTCAACTATTTGTTCTCACATTAGGAGGAAATGAATTACTGTGGCTGGACTCGAGATTAATAACACTTGCAATTTTAGGAGCAACATTATTATTCTACTTCATCTATATCGAACTTCATACCAAAGCTAATCCAATCATTCCCGTAAGGAGATTCAATAGCTTATTCACAGTCTTGCTACTTGCCCAGAACTTCTTATTGGGATTATGTGCTTATGCTTATCTTTTTGCATTGCCATTATTATTTCAGATCGTCTTGGGCGACACTCCGTCAAAAGCAGGGTTGAGGTTGGCAGTTCCTTCTTTATCTACTCCTATTGGTAGTGTGATAACTGGAGTAATGATGAATAAATATGGAGTGTTAAAAGGATTGTTGTACGTTGGAACTATGACAATGGCAATTGGAAACTTTTTGACCTTGTTAGTCAGTCCCAGTACTCCTAGTTGGCTCTTGAATATTTTGCTAATGCCAGCAAATATCGGTCAAGGAATGGCATACCCGAGCTCGCTATTTACATTCATATTTGCTTACGGAACAACTCACCAGGCAACTTCTACTTCGACAATATATTTACTGAGAAGCATAGGGGGAGTATTTGGTGTATCCAGTGTTTCAGCGATTATCCAAGCATATTTGAAATTCAAAGTGAGAAAGGATTTGAGTGCCCTACCAGAATTATCCCATAAAGAAATCCATAAGATTGTTattgcaatttcaaaatcttctGATGCCATATACAAGTACCCTGACACCATCAAGTCTATTATTCTCCTTGATTACGAAAGAGCCATAAGACTTGCACAATTGTTTTCCAGTATTTGTTGTGCTACAGCCTTTATTCTCTGTTTGATGAGAGATATAACAAGATCAAAGCCAGACACATCTGTTGCATGA
- the CHT1 gene encoding chitinase (go_function hydrolase activity~go_process metabolism) encodes MYYRIFLTLFIVLRIATAFDASSSTNVAAYWGQNAAGSQTTLGSYCQSNDVDIIILSFLNDFPDLGLNFANMCSETFSSGLLHCSQIGEDIKYCQSQGKKILLSLGGATGNYGLASDTEGEALATTLWNKFGGGSDSERPFDDAVVDGFDFDIENKQQTGYPALGNSLRQYFSQDSSKTYYLSAAPQCPYPDESVGDLLSQVDIDFAFIQFYNNYCSLDKTFNWDTWADFAASTSPNKNIKLYLGLAGSPSSAGSGYVDINTVQAILPTIQSSSAFGGISVWDISSSIANNDFLQQLKSALGSVPARAPTSDS; translated from the coding sequence ATGTACTATAGAATTTTTCTTACATTATTCATAGTTCTTAGAATTGCAACTGCCTTTGATGCCtcgtcttcaacaaatgTTGCAGCATACTGGGGTCAAAACGCCGCAGGATCTCAGACAACTTTGGGCTCATACTGTCAATCCAATGATGTTGATATAATAATCTTGTCgttcttgaacgacttCCCCGACTTGGGACTCAACTTCGCCAACATGTGCTCAGAaacattttcttcaggATTGTTGCACTGTTCTCagattggagaagataTCAAGTACTGCCAGAGCCAGGGCAAAAAGATACTCTTATCGTTAGGTGGTGCTACTGGGAACTACGGCTTAGCTTCTGATACTGAGGGCGAAGCCTTGGCCACCACCTTATGGAACAAATTCGGCGGTGGATCTGACTCTGAGAGACCATTTGAtgatgctgttgttgaCGGTTTCGACTTTGACATTGAAAATAAACAACAAACAGGCTACCCAGCCCTTGGTAACAGCCTTAGACAATACTTCAGTCAGGATTCCTCCAAAACCTACTACTTGTCTGCTGCTCCGCAGTGCCCATATCCTGACGAATCTGTTGGTGACTTGTTATCACAGGTTGACATCGACTTTGCcttcattcaattctataACAATTACTGTTCCCTTGACAAGACTTTCAACTGGGATACCTGGGCAGACTTCGCTGCCAGTACTTCTCCCAATaagaacatcaagttgTATCTTGGTTTGGCAGGCTCTCCCCTGTCGGCTGGCTCAGGATATGTAGATATCAACACCGTCCAAGCAATTCTTCCCACTATTCAAAGTAGCAGTGCTTTTGGTGGTATTTCTGTATGGGACATCTCATCATCTATTGCCAACAACgactttcttcaacaacttaaGTCAGCTTTGGGAAGTGTGCCAGCTAGAGCACCAACATCGGACTCT